In Dysidea avara chromosome 6, odDysAvar1.4, whole genome shotgun sequence, the genomic stretch TCTCAACAGGAGCTGATGATGCAGGTGTTGCGAGAATTTTGCAAGCAGTTAAAGCCAGATCTGGaaactcatttttttcttctgccAAAACTCAAAAGGATCGATTTTTTATCATCTTTACTAACTCTGCATTCTATGTACCGATTCAATTGTTGCTCCTCCAGCGATATTGTGGTTGATATGTTCTCTTGATGGTCCTGTTCATCGTCTTCTTCATCTAGCAGTCTACTGACTCGATCTAAATGTTTAAAGCGTTTTGCAGGTGGGGGCTGTCCATCTTGATCATCATTTGAAATTGGCAAATTAATTTCTTCATTGTCATTTTCTTGACTTCCTGGTGACGATTGTTCCATTTCTTCAGCGTGTCTGTTAATATGCATTAGTTGTAATATGAACTCTTTTGCCTTTTCTAGCTGTTTATCATTCAGTATCTTACGATATGCAGGGTTTACCAAAGTGGTTGCTACATAAACTGGATCAAAATTAGGCATATCAGGATTGGTAGCAAACATAAATCTTCGATTTAAATCGATAAGCATTCTCCTTCATACTACAGCTACTCCACTGGTTTTGCACATTTCTTCAAAGTGCAGGTTTAGTTCTTTAAGGACAGGAATAACCATTACAATGGTTGTGCTGTTTTCGGCTGAAGTGATGTTAGTGTGGTGAGCAAATGGCTGAAGTAGTTGTTGAATGAATTCTAAATGCTTCCACTGTGTTGCAGTAAGGTTGTCCCAGGCAAGTTCATCAAGACTGGcctttaaattttttaccaCAAACTGAACCATCATTAGTttttacatcacacacactttTGTCATTGATCTTATCAAACCTAAAGTAGCCCCATACTCCACTTGACTTTGGTCTTCCACCTCCACTTGCCATTTtatacaaataaacaaatgctttaaataattgAGTTTAAATAGCAGAAAGAAAAATGCTTAATCAGCAGAATCAATGGTAACACATTTGTGGTATGTGTATCATTTGCAAGCATCaacatcttcaaagaaaagtgctAATAGGAATAATCTTTTAGGCATAGGATTACAtgaaaccttttagttagttCCAGTTCTTGAACTCAAAGTTGaaaaggttttggtttagttttagttctTGAACCAGAAGtttaaagaattttagtttagttatagtttttgaaccaaaattATTCATaaatttagtttagttctagtgtaccAAAACTAAAATTAAATAGCTGTACTAAAAGTGTATTTAGTTCTAGTACTTTAGAACCAAAACAACACTACTCAAAATGCACTAAAATGTGTGTCAACATTAACTTGCTGCGAATATTTATTAACACTAGTCCATTTCTGGCATGAATTACTATACACAGCACTTTACTCTTCAGTACACTTAACCTTCTATGTCTCTTAGTCTCTGATTAACCATTATCTGATTAATCAGTCTGTATAGTACCAATAACATCACGTTTGCCAGTGAATTCATAGCTACCAAAAATTGCAACAATGTGTAATATTATGGTAACTACAGCAGCTATagactaaaattaatgtttcaGTTAAGCTTTATACATGCTCTACACTACAACAGTTTAACATCTCCAGTGTTGATGATCACTTAGGATGTGGAATCCACTCTTCCGCATCAAGGAGTGTGTATGTTATTGGCTCCAAACTTTGGTTGACAGTAATCTGAATTAGTCCAGGCAGAATGTCTTTAACCTTTAACTATTATAAGTGTGGGTAAATACATGTTCCTGGCAATACAGTACACCAGCAACTTCTTACTATAATCCTGTAGTTTGTTCCGTTCACAAGCTGTGTTTGAAATTCCATAGATGCGTATGTGTCAAAAGTATACCCCATTTTCTTCTCTGCTTCTGCTTTCACCTGTTGAAaaatatacagtgtatacttGTACTCACTGttgaaaaagaaaacaaagcTACCATAATACACTCAGCATATTTTTTGTACATGTTTTATTTGATGAACTGTGGAATTAACAGATCAGAAAAGCtgcatacatatactgtatactcaTGTTAAGTTTTTCTGATTTTCAATTTAGAGGTTATCATTTCTGGTACTTACAAGCTGTacagccttctcacaggtccctagtgtgATAGCAGTTTCAGACAAAGagtattatctaatcaaaaacagccaagctgtaaaaaaatgtgaCCCCCAAAgagaccatggtgaaaaaatatgtgaaatccaaggtggcggccaaaaaatggctgtgatggtaggttaatggtaaaaaattaaataacgacaattcaggtgaattcagtgctgcttggtcttggcaccaaattcacctgaattgtcgttattaaaatgtttaccaattaacctac encodes the following:
- the LOC136258104 gene encoding cystatin-A3-like isoform X2, translating into MLSSMCGGKVIVVRPYYKMCSTDKVETKTGEWTPLQISPQVVAESVKAEAEKKMGYTFDTYASMEFQTQLVNGTNYRIILKVKDILPGLIQITVNQSLEPITYTLLDAEEWIPHPK
- the LOC136258104 gene encoding cystatin-A3-like isoform X1, which encodes MRQVREPYYKMCSTDKVETKTGEWTPLQISPQVVAESVKAEAEKKMGYTFDTYASMEFQTQLVNGTNYRIILKVKDILPGLIQITVNQSLEPITYTLLDAEEWIPHPK